From a region of the Pontixanthobacter gangjinensis genome:
- a CDS encoding CapA family protein: MAGYLLQKCSFAIGIAALFIAVPTFAQAGFAAQPAKIDIFGALDGSRDQIKYLSDDLTVSINGIDAALNADGSFKASIPAASYYRIDIGGGDVFAMVQSFGVQETYSAQCGCLKIPVIELVRRTKGRVELFFGGDTMAGRRYIDPARGERQLIGPATAADDLDRLLAPMRPYIESADLASVNLETVLADNVPGEASPKRIVFYSPTALAGALTRAGVDYVTLGNNHINDYNDAGIRSTHAALDAAGLARSGSGYLDREAEAPHKVMVAGEKVAMLGFVGWQGDWTPNQAAGETKGGAAFGTRGQIRRSVRAAARSGYIPILQYHGGSEYSDRPGTTTSSRLREAIDQGAPLAIGHHPHVVQGLEVHNGGLIAWSIGNFMFDQDFLETHSSFVLKVWLEDGAFLRAEVVPIAVVDYRPIPAVGRMREATLRRVFSLSSEAGTRFAMSGGHAVIRADGQGDNIRCDTGHESFKLDGFGGLCHAAKGVRVGRDLLRRGDFETAIFRDAVDRAWGARNAAIGFYDKPEGGRYLTLTAERTGRPMYLYPQSYVRDASQADYVIEVMVRAPDGVRVDFLAKDRPPRGTRATARWRGDNLGTVMVMPAQGWQKVSLPFSREVNEDGTITDFRPAIGIRQLQGTAVPLAKIELDDFALVELQPSSDPQSASLPDWRWTHVYSQPGLTR; the protein is encoded by the coding sequence ATTGATGCTGCTTTGAATGCCGATGGAAGCTTTAAAGCCTCCATTCCCGCCGCGTCATATTACCGAATAGATATTGGCGGCGGTGATGTGTTTGCGATGGTGCAAAGCTTTGGCGTTCAAGAAACCTATTCCGCGCAATGCGGCTGTCTCAAAATTCCAGTAATCGAGCTCGTCAGGCGCACAAAAGGCCGGGTCGAATTGTTTTTTGGCGGCGATACGATGGCGGGACGCCGTTACATTGACCCGGCACGCGGTGAACGGCAACTAATTGGGCCAGCAACTGCAGCAGATGACCTTGATCGGCTACTCGCACCGATGCGCCCCTATATCGAAAGTGCCGATCTTGCCTCGGTTAATCTGGAGACGGTGCTGGCCGATAATGTTCCGGGCGAAGCATCGCCAAAGCGCATTGTGTTTTATTCACCCACCGCTTTGGCGGGCGCCCTGACACGTGCGGGCGTTGATTACGTGACGCTCGGAAACAATCACATCAATGACTATAACGACGCAGGCATACGGTCGACCCATGCTGCGCTTGATGCGGCTGGCCTTGCCCGTTCAGGCTCCGGTTATCTGGATAGAGAAGCAGAGGCTCCGCATAAGGTAATGGTTGCTGGCGAGAAGGTGGCGATGCTTGGTTTCGTTGGTTGGCAAGGCGATTGGACACCTAATCAGGCAGCTGGTGAAACTAAAGGCGGAGCCGCTTTTGGCACGCGGGGCCAAATACGCAGAAGCGTACGGGCCGCAGCCAGAAGCGGCTATATTCCGATCCTACAATATCATGGCGGCAGCGAGTATTCTGATCGTCCGGGTACGACAACGTCTTCTCGCCTGCGCGAAGCCATCGACCAAGGTGCGCCGCTAGCGATTGGCCATCACCCGCATGTGGTGCAGGGGCTTGAGGTGCATAATGGCGGGCTGATTGCGTGGTCGATCGGCAATTTTATGTTCGATCAGGATTTCTTGGAAACACATTCCAGTTTTGTCCTTAAGGTTTGGTTGGAGGATGGCGCGTTCTTGCGCGCCGAAGTGGTGCCAATCGCGGTGGTTGATTATCGGCCCATTCCTGCTGTTGGACGAATGCGAGAGGCTACGCTGCGGCGGGTATTTTCTCTTTCATCCGAAGCAGGCACGCGGTTTGCGATGAGCGGCGGACATGCTGTAATTCGTGCCGATGGCCAGGGCGATAATATTCGCTGCGACACCGGGCACGAATCGTTCAAGCTGGATGGCTTCGGAGGTCTTTGTCACGCTGCCAAGGGTGTGCGGGTTGGCCGCGACTTGCTGCGGCGAGGGGATTTCGAAACGGCGATATTTCGCGACGCAGTAGACCGTGCGTGGGGCGCAAGGAATGCCGCAATTGGATTTTACGATAAACCAGAAGGCGGGCGCTATCTCACGCTGACAGCTGAACGAACAGGCCGACCGATGTATCTTTACCCCCAATCTTATGTGCGTGACGCATCGCAAGCCGATTATGTGATCGAAGTCATGGTCCGGGCGCCGGACGGGGTTCGGGTAGACTTTTTAGCCAAGGATCGGCCGCCGCGCGGCACCCGAGCAACTGCACGTTGGCGCGGTGATAATCTTGGGACAGTAATGGTCATGCCCGCGCAGGGTTGGCAAAAAGTCAGCCTGCCGTTCAGCCGCGAGGTGAATGAAGACGGCACTATTACAGATTTCCGACCTGCAATCGGTATCCGGCAATTGCAAGGAACTGCCGTCCCGCTTGCGAAAATCGAGCTAGACGATTTTGCACTGGTAGAATTGCAACCGAGCAGCGATCCGCAGTCAGCAAGCTTGCCCGACTGGCGCTGGACGCATGTTTACTCGCAGCCTGGCTTGACCCGCTAA
- the recN gene encoding DNA repair protein RecN, which produces MLTTLSIRNIVLIEALDLNFRGGLGVLTGETGAGKSILLDALGLVLGNRADMGLIRAGEQQASATATFEFQTMPALLSEVLDNAEVEIEPGEPLILRRRLKADGGSKAFINDQPVGVALLRAMAGALVELHGQHDDRGLVNPRGHRMLLDRYAGSDLAAVSSAWSIWRDAETKLEAARASIVQAKEDEDLLVAHLAELTELRPEVGEETQLAGLRSDMQKGERLQGELEALRKIWDGSNSPLASLRSAARKMERIAEEHPLLAEALASLDRAVIEAGEAEDKLTEAGYTLIHDPAALDDAETRLFELRAAARKHRCEVDTLPSLMAEMREQLDAIESGEAGVGALAKAAKEAGDAYALKAQALHDNRTKWAAKLDKAVAAELAPLKLDAAKFQTQVEKLPGDRWGASGMDAVEFLISTNPGAPFAPLNKIASGGELSRFILALKVALAEQGGAATVIFDEIDRGVGGAVASAIGDRLARLADGGQLLAVTHSPQVAARGGQHYMIAKSSEGTVTRTSVGLLSAAERHEEIARMLSGAVVTPEARAQADRLLEGI; this is translated from the coding sequence ATGCTAACGACCCTTTCCATCCGCAATATTGTGCTGATCGAGGCGCTCGACCTGAATTTTCGGGGCGGCCTTGGCGTGCTGACTGGGGAGACCGGCGCGGGTAAGTCGATCTTGCTTGATGCGCTGGGACTGGTGTTGGGGAACCGCGCCGATATGGGGCTGATCCGTGCTGGCGAACAACAGGCCAGTGCGACCGCAACTTTCGAATTTCAAACCATGCCCGCGCTTTTGAGCGAAGTGCTGGATAATGCCGAGGTCGAGATCGAACCAGGCGAGCCGTTGATCCTGCGCCGCAGGTTGAAGGCCGATGGCGGCTCCAAAGCTTTCATCAACGACCAGCCTGTGGGCGTGGCGCTGCTCCGCGCAATGGCTGGGGCGCTGGTCGAATTGCACGGTCAGCATGATGATCGCGGATTGGTTAACCCAAGGGGGCACCGTATGCTGCTCGACCGTTATGCCGGATCGGATTTGGCTGCGGTGTCATCTGCCTGGTCGATCTGGCGCGATGCGGAAACGAAGCTGGAGGCGGCGCGGGCATCCATCGTCCAGGCAAAAGAAGACGAAGATTTGCTGGTCGCGCATCTCGCAGAGCTGACCGAATTGCGGCCTGAAGTGGGCGAGGAAACACAATTGGCCGGGCTGCGGTCCGATATGCAGAAGGGCGAGCGGCTCCAAGGTGAGTTGGAAGCGCTTCGTAAAATCTGGGACGGGTCGAATTCGCCGCTTGCATCGCTGCGCAGCGCAGCGCGCAAGATGGAGCGTATTGCCGAGGAACATCCGCTGCTGGCAGAAGCCTTGGCCTCGCTTGACCGTGCCGTCATCGAAGCGGGGGAGGCTGAGGATAAGCTGACCGAGGCGGGATATACGCTGATCCATGATCCAGCGGCGCTTGATGATGCAGAAACGCGTTTGTTTGAATTGCGCGCTGCCGCCCGGAAGCATCGCTGTGAAGTCGATACCTTGCCCTCCCTGATGGCGGAAATGCGCGAGCAACTGGATGCGATTGAGAGCGGCGAAGCAGGTGTTGGGGCGTTGGCGAAAGCGGCCAAGGAGGCCGGTGATGCGTACGCATTGAAGGCGCAGGCGCTGCATGACAACCGCACCAAATGGGCTGCGAAATTGGACAAAGCCGTTGCTGCTGAGCTTGCCCCGCTGAAATTGGATGCGGCGAAGTTTCAAACGCAAGTGGAAAAACTGCCCGGGGACCGGTGGGGCGCAAGCGGCATGGACGCGGTGGAATTTCTCATATCGACTAACCCCGGGGCACCCTTTGCTCCGCTCAACAAGATTGCCTCGGGCGGCGAGTTGTCGCGCTTTATCCTCGCGTTGAAAGTTGCGCTGGCGGAACAAGGCGGTGCGGCAACGGTGATCTTCGACGAAATCGACCGCGGCGTGGGCGGGGCGGTGGCAAGTGCTATCGGCGACAGGCTGGCGCGGCTTGCGGATGGCGGGCAATTGCTCGCCGTCACACACAGCCCACAAGTGGCTGCGCGCGGCGGACAGCATTACATGATCGCGAAATCAAGTGAGGGGACGGTAACGCGAACTTCAGTCGGCTTGCTTTCCGCCGCAGAACGGCACGAAGAAATTGCACGGATGCTGTCGGGCGCGGTAGTGACGCCAGAGGCGAGAGCGCAGGCGGATCGATTGCTGGAGGGGATTTAA
- the ligA gene encoding NAD-dependent DNA ligase LigA — protein sequence MNEAEAANELMRLARQIAKHDDLYHAKDAPEISDQEYDALLRRNRELEQAFPHLVRPDSPSLKVGHGVAASPLSKVTHEVRMMSLDNAFNDEEVAEFVARVRRYMNLPEGQAMAFTAEDKIDGLSCSLRYENRILVRAATRGDGQVGEDVTPNVAHISDVPQTLPEDAPDVFEIRGEVYMSRADFAALNVAQQKVDGKLFANPRNAAAGSLRQKDASVTAKRPLKFWAYGWGAVDDLPADTQEGVMRRIEEWGLPVSPFLKRCETLEEMIAHYQTIAAARPDLPYEIDGVVFKVNRLDWQKRLGFVTKFPRWAIARKFPAEQAETTLEAIDIQVGRTGKLTPVGRLSPVLVGGVTVTNVTLHNKDEIARLGVRPGDRVKVQRAGDVIPQVVENLTRDTPREAYHFPDHCPECGSEAVAEEGEVDVRCTGGLICPAQRTERLKHFVSRGALDIDGLGEKTINQFFALGWLESPADIFRLHQRKDAILALDGWQDKSVEKLLASVENKRAPDAARLLFGLGIRHVGAVTARDLMKGLGKIGKLPMRAAEFDQYRKLNPRGEDEKESPFNTRMTESVKRIFELPSDGIGIAVANSLVDFFHEPHNVSVWEDLLSEVNPPRYEVETLDSPVAGKTVVFTGKLETMSRDEAKAQAERLGAKASGSVSAKTDLLVAGPGAGSKLKKAAALNIEVIDEAAWAAIVAATG from the coding sequence ATGAATGAAGCAGAAGCTGCGAACGAGTTGATGCGTCTTGCTCGCCAGATCGCGAAGCATGATGATCTCTATCACGCAAAAGATGCGCCGGAGATTTCGGATCAGGAATATGACGCGTTGCTTCGCCGCAATCGCGAGTTGGAGCAGGCGTTTCCGCATCTTGTACGGCCTGACAGCCCATCGCTAAAAGTCGGGCATGGGGTAGCTGCTTCTCCGCTGAGCAAGGTCACGCATGAGGTTCGCATGATGAGCCTCGACAATGCGTTCAATGACGAGGAAGTTGCGGAATTTGTCGCACGCGTCCGGCGCTATATGAATTTGCCTGAAGGGCAGGCGATGGCTTTCACGGCAGAGGACAAGATTGACGGTTTGTCATGCTCGTTGCGCTACGAGAACCGCATTCTGGTGCGCGCTGCGACGCGCGGTGACGGGCAGGTGGGTGAGGATGTGACGCCCAATGTCGCTCATATCTCGGATGTCCCGCAAACGCTCCCCGAAGATGCGCCCGATGTGTTTGAAATTCGCGGCGAGGTATATATGTCTCGCGCCGATTTTGCTGCACTGAATGTTGCGCAGCAAAAGGTCGATGGGAAGCTGTTTGCCAACCCGCGCAATGCGGCTGCGGGATCTTTGCGGCAGAAGGATGCTAGCGTAACGGCAAAACGTCCGCTGAAGTTCTGGGCCTATGGCTGGGGGGCGGTGGATGATCTTCCCGCTGACACGCAGGAAGGTGTTATGCGCCGGATAGAAGAGTGGGGCCTGCCGGTTTCGCCATTTCTGAAGCGCTGTGAAACACTGGAAGAAATGATCGCGCATTACCAAACCATCGCGGCGGCGCGGCCCGATCTACCCTATGAAATTGACGGCGTGGTGTTCAAGGTAAACCGGCTCGACTGGCAGAAGCGGCTTGGTTTTGTGACCAAGTTCCCGCGCTGGGCGATTGCTCGCAAGTTCCCTGCCGAGCAGGCAGAAACAACGCTGGAGGCGATTGATATCCAGGTTGGGCGAACGGGCAAGCTGACTCCGGTTGGCCGGCTTTCGCCTGTACTTGTGGGCGGCGTTACTGTCACCAACGTAACTCTGCATAATAAAGACGAGATTGCGCGGCTCGGCGTGCGGCCCGGGGACCGGGTGAAAGTCCAGCGGGCGGGCGATGTTATCCCGCAAGTTGTCGAAAACCTGACTCGCGATACGCCGCGTGAGGCCTACCACTTTCCAGATCATTGCCCTGAATGCGGCAGCGAAGCTGTGGCCGAGGAAGGCGAAGTAGACGTGCGTTGCACTGGCGGTTTGATCTGTCCTGCGCAACGAACGGAAAGGCTCAAGCATTTTGTTAGCCGTGGTGCGCTTGATATTGACGGGCTGGGCGAAAAAACCATCAACCAGTTTTTTGCACTTGGCTGGCTTGAAAGTCCGGCCGATATTTTTCGGCTCCATCAGCGCAAGGATGCGATTCTGGCGCTTGACGGTTGGCAGGATAAGTCTGTGGAAAAGCTGCTCGCTTCTGTGGAAAACAAGCGCGCACCCGATGCCGCAAGGCTGCTATTCGGGCTTGGTATTCGTCATGTGGGAGCGGTAACAGCGCGGGATTTGATGAAAGGCCTAGGGAAGATTGGCAAATTGCCGATGAGAGCGGCTGAGTTTGATCAATATCGGAAATTGAACCCTCGTGGTGAGGACGAGAAAGAAAGTCCATTTAACACCCGAATGACGGAGTCGGTAAAACGGATATTTGAACTTCCTTCAGATGGTATCGGGATCGCTGTTGCAAATTCCTTGGTCGATTTCTTCCATGAACCGCACAACGTTTCAGTCTGGGAAGATCTGCTAAGCGAAGTTAACCCGCCGCGATATGAAGTCGAAACACTCGACAGTCCGGTGGCTGGAAAAACCGTTGTATTCACCGGAAAACTTGAAACAATGAGCCGAGACGAAGCCAAAGCGCAGGCAGAGCGGTTGGGCGCAAAGGCCTCCGGGTCGGTCAGCGCGAAGACCGATTTGCTGGTCGCGGGGCCGGGTGCTGGAAGTAAGCTGAAGAAGGCCGCTGCACTGAATATCGAAGTGATTGATGAAGCCGCATGGGCGGCAATTGTGGCCGCTACTGGTTGA
- a CDS encoding CinA family protein: MNTNILQELHPQAMRIASLLRTRGEKVAVADGATGGLIAAALLTVPGALDFFVGGGVVYSFRARDVLFGLPPEAYKGMRGASEEYALLQARSIRENFSADWGLAESGSVGGGSSHPTGADAGTSCAAVVGPNWEWSTVTETGSDERIANMEAFTRAALKYFEECLNELA; encoded by the coding sequence TTGAACACGAATATTCTCCAAGAACTCCACCCGCAGGCGATGCGAATTGCCAGTTTGCTGCGCACCCGGGGGGAGAAGGTCGCAGTCGCTGATGGCGCGACCGGCGGTTTGATCGCGGCGGCGCTGCTGACCGTGCCCGGCGCGCTTGATTTCTTCGTCGGGGGCGGGGTGGTCTATTCCTTTAGAGCGCGTGATGTCCTGTTCGGTTTGCCTCCCGAAGCCTACAAAGGCATGCGCGGGGCCAGCGAAGAATATGCCTTGCTGCAGGCGCGGTCCATCAGAGAAAATTTCTCCGCAGATTGGGGGCTGGCTGAGAGTGGTTCGGTTGGCGGTGGTAGCAGCCATCCCACCGGCGCGGATGCAGGGACCAGCTGCGCTGCGGTTGTCGGGCCGAACTGGGAATGGAGCACCGTGACTGAGACCGGCAGCGATGAGCGGATTGCCAATATGGAGGCATTTACGCGCGCTGCGCTGAAGTATTTCGAAGAGTGCCTGAACGAATTGGCTTAA
- a CDS encoding 50S ribosomal protein L11 methyltransferase encodes MSDSWKITALATKSVVQDALLAHDEIDDWDFEIVVAGSEIAEDKPDDWQLEAWLPRNPSKADKVMITGLFEGKAPKLFTERVIEQDWLTLSQQGVEPIHAGKFYIHTPDHPPSADPALTNFSIPASQAFGTGQHETTAGCLSMLTLMKRTGVTIRNHADIGTGTGLLAFAAMDLWPRAQAIASDIDAVCTQVIEDNAEANNVTIGHRVGQLTIVIADGMDDPLLQVRGPYDLLIANILAGPLVELAPDFSASVSNGGHVVLAGLLTEQEGAVRRAYRKVGFRLAKRLVNGDWSILWLRKRSRS; translated from the coding sequence ATGTCCGATAGCTGGAAAATCACGGCTTTGGCGACAAAATCAGTGGTGCAGGACGCTCTGCTTGCGCATGATGAGATTGACGATTGGGACTTCGAAATCGTTGTCGCGGGAAGCGAAATTGCCGAAGATAAACCTGATGATTGGCAGTTGGAGGCGTGGTTGCCGCGCAATCCTTCAAAAGCTGACAAGGTGATGATCACCGGATTATTCGAAGGCAAAGCGCCCAAGCTCTTTACGGAAAGGGTCATCGAGCAGGACTGGCTTACCCTCAGCCAGCAGGGTGTCGAGCCAATCCACGCGGGCAAATTCTACATCCACACGCCTGACCACCCGCCATCAGCTGACCCCGCGCTGACTAATTTTTCAATTCCGGCCAGCCAGGCCTTTGGCACGGGGCAACATGAAACAACCGCGGGCTGCCTCTCAATGCTCACATTGATGAAGCGCACCGGAGTGACCATCCGTAACCACGCCGATATCGGCACCGGCACCGGATTACTGGCTTTTGCCGCGATGGATCTGTGGCCGCGTGCGCAGGCCATCGCCAGCGACATTGATGCAGTATGCACGCAAGTGATCGAGGACAATGCCGAGGCCAATAACGTCACTATCGGACACCGAGTGGGTCAGCTCACCATTGTAATTGCCGATGGAATGGACGACCCGTTGTTGCAAGTGCGCGGCCCCTATGATCTGCTGATCGCGAATATCCTAGCCGGGCCTTTGGTTGAGCTAGCACCAGACTTCTCAGCGAGCGTTTCGAATGGAGGTCATGTGGTTCTGGCCGGACTGCTGACAGAGCAAGAAGGCGCGGTGCGCCGTGCCTATCGCAAAGTCGGGTTCCGCCTCGCCAAGCGCCTCGTCAATGGAGACTGGTCAATTCTATGGCTGCGCAAACGCAGCAGAAGTTAA
- a CDS encoding SDR family NAD(P)-dependent oxidoreductase: MTCILLTGSSRGIGAATRKLLETRGAKVIGHGTAEHDPQTIGADLSDPASPQLLWEEALDRADGEIDVLINNAGLFSATPLDSSDIEWLEGWEETLRINLTASAQLSRYAVRHWQERGVAGRIVHIASRAGHRGDSPAHWHYAAAKGGMLAMHKTIARAYAKDRICSYAITPGFTDTAMAGDYLESRGGAGLLADIPLGRVAEPEEIASIAVFCALDAPESMTGATLDANGASYVR, from the coding sequence ATGACATGCATCTTACTCACCGGCTCGAGCCGCGGCATCGGCGCAGCGACTCGTAAATTGCTCGAAACACGCGGCGCGAAAGTAATCGGCCACGGCACTGCTGAGCATGATCCGCAAACGATTGGCGCGGACCTATCTGATCCAGCCAGCCCGCAATTGCTGTGGGAGGAAGCGTTGGACCGTGCAGATGGCGAGATTGATGTGCTGATTAATAACGCCGGATTGTTTTCCGCAACTCCCCTCGACAGCTCGGACATCGAATGGCTGGAAGGGTGGGAGGAAACACTGAGAATCAATCTGACCGCTTCAGCGCAATTGTCTCGCTATGCAGTGCGCCATTGGCAGGAGCGAGGCGTGGCTGGAAGGATCGTCCATATCGCCAGCCGCGCAGGCCATCGCGGCGACAGCCCCGCCCATTGGCATTATGCGGCGGCGAAAGGCGGAATGCTGGCGATGCACAAAACCATCGCCCGAGCCTATGCCAAGGACCGGATTTGCAGCTACGCCATCACGCCTGGCTTTACCGACACTGCGATGGCGGGCGATTATCTGGAAAGCCGCGGCGGCGCGGGATTACTTGCTGATATACCGCTGGGACGCGTAGCCGAGCCTGAGGAGATCGCCAGCATTGCGGTTTTTTGCGCGCTCGATGCCCCTGAAAGCATGACCGGTGCGACGCTTGATGCGAACGGCGCCAGCTATGTCCGATAG
- the sdhC gene encoding succinate dehydrogenase, cytochrome b556 subunit: MSNRPLSPHLQIWKWGPHMLVSILHRVAGDGLAIVGLGMLLWWLGALASGPESYDTFQSWVWADLGSLTFSGMDILYSLIKVLLKVVIIGLSWAFFTHLCSGLRHFVLDIGAGYELDTNKMWSIASPIIAILLTAAFWAAVLYL, encoded by the coding sequence ATGTCGAACAGACCACTTTCACCGCATCTGCAGATATGGAAATGGGGGCCGCATATGCTGGTTTCCATCCTTCACCGCGTGGCCGGGGATGGGCTGGCGATTGTTGGCCTTGGCATGTTGTTATGGTGGCTTGGTGCGCTCGCAAGCGGGCCGGAATCCTATGACACTTTCCAAAGCTGGGTCTGGGCCGATCTGGGCTCCTTGACATTCAGCGGAATGGATATCCTTTACTCGCTGATCAAGGTTCTGCTGAAGGTGGTGATTATTGGCCTATCATGGGCGTTTTTCACCCATTTGTGCAGCGGATTGCGCCATTTCGTGCTCGATATCGGCGCGGGGTATGAACTGGACACCAATAAGATGTGGTCCATCGCCAGCCCGATTATCGCCATCCTGCTCACCGCCGCCTTCTGGGCCGCAGTACTTTACCTTTAA
- the sdhD gene encoding succinate dehydrogenase, hydrophobic membrane anchor protein, with translation MGNGTSLGKVRGLGAAHHGAHHWLLQRFTAIGNVVLSIWLMASFLLLPDMSYGTVSAYLSGAIPATAMVLLIVCTFWHARLGLQVLIEDYIHTTGNKFAVIALLNLATVGGAAFGIFCVVRLALGGAA, from the coding sequence ATGGGTAACGGAACCTCGCTTGGAAAAGTTCGCGGGCTTGGCGCTGCGCATCATGGCGCGCATCACTGGCTGCTCCAACGTTTCACGGCGATCGGCAATGTGGTGCTCAGCATCTGGCTTATGGCGTCTTTTCTGCTTTTGCCTGATATGTCTTACGGCACGGTCAGCGCCTATCTGTCGGGCGCGATCCCGGCGACCGCAATGGTGCTTTTGATCGTCTGCACATTCTGGCACGCACGGCTGGGCCTGCAAGTGTTGATCGAAGATTACATCCACACGACCGGCAACAAGTTTGCCGTTATCGCTCTGCTCAATCTCGCGACTGTTGGCGGTGCTGCTTTCGGCATCTTCTGCGTCGTTCGTCTCGCTCTTGGAGGAGCTGCATAA
- the sdhA gene encoding succinate dehydrogenase flavoprotein subunit — protein MASASTAPAYKIIDHLYDCVVVGAGGSGLRATMGAAEAGLKTANISKVFPTRSHTVAAQGGIAASLGNNTPDHWSWHMYDTVKGSDWLGDQDAIEYLVREAPAAVYELEHAGVPFSRNEDGTIYQRPFGGHMQNMGAGPPVQRTCAAADRTGHAMLHALYQQSLKYDADFFIEYFALDLIMNEGKCVGVIAMCLDDGSIHRFRSQSVVLATGGYGRCYYTATSAHTCTGDGGGMVLRAGLPLQDMEFVQFHPTGIYGAGVLITEGARGEGGYLTNSEGERFMERYAPSAKDLASRDVVSQSMAKEMREGRGVGADGDHLHLHLDHIDPNVLAERLPGITESGKIFAGVDLTRQPLPVTPTVHYNMGGIPCNYHGEVVTIGPDGNPDTVVPGLFAVGEAACVSVHGANRLGSNSLIDLVVFGRATGHRLKEITKAGAAQPELPKDSADLSLGRLDHFRYADGASPTAEVRDDMQKTMQKHCAVFRNDDLLNEGVNLMADANTRLKDVKVFDRSLIWNSDLIETLELDNLMAQASVTMSSAANRKESRGAHVNEDYFDEKTNGRNDKEWMKHTVAWFEGWGGSGGKMKIDYRPVHEYTLTDDAEYIKPKKRTY, from the coding sequence ATGGCATCTGCATCAACCGCACCTGCTTACAAGATTATCGACCACCTCTATGACTGCGTTGTCGTCGGTGCCGGCGGTTCGGGCCTGCGCGCTACAATGGGCGCCGCCGAAGCGGGTTTGAAGACCGCTAATATCTCCAAGGTTTTTCCAACACGCTCGCACACGGTTGCGGCGCAAGGCGGCATTGCCGCATCGCTCGGAAACAACACGCCCGATCACTGGTCCTGGCACATGTATGATACCGTCAAGGGGTCGGACTGGCTTGGTGATCAGGACGCGATTGAATATCTGGTGCGTGAAGCACCTGCCGCCGTTTATGAGCTGGAGCATGCCGGTGTTCCATTTTCTCGCAACGAAGATGGCACGATTTATCAGCGGCCATTTGGCGGCCATATGCAGAATATGGGCGCGGGCCCGCCGGTTCAGCGCACTTGCGCCGCCGCTGATCGCACGGGTCACGCGATGCTCCATGCATTGTATCAGCAGAGCCTGAAATATGACGCGGACTTTTTTATCGAGTATTTCGCGCTCGACCTGATCATGAACGAAGGCAAGTGCGTCGGCGTGATTGCGATGTGTCTGGATGATGGCTCGATCCACCGTTTCCGTTCGCAAAGCGTGGTACTGGCAACTGGCGGTTATGGCCGGTGCTATTACACGGCCACTTCCGCGCATACATGTACCGGCGATGGCGGTGGCATGGTTTTGCGCGCTGGCTTGCCATTGCAGGATATGGAATTTGTCCAGTTCCATCCGACCGGAATTTACGGTGCAGGCGTTCTGATCACCGAGGGCGCGCGCGGTGAGGGTGGCTATCTGACCAACTCCGAAGGCGAGCGCTTCATGGAGCGCTATGCCCCGTCTGCAAAAGATTTGGCCTCGCGCGATGTTGTGTCGCAATCAATGGCGAAAGAAATGCGCGAAGGCCGCGGCGTTGGCGCCGATGGCGATCATTTGCATCTCCATCTCGATCACATAGATCCGAATGTTCTGGCCGAACGTCTGCCGGGTATTACCGAAAGCGGCAAGATTTTCGCAGGCGTCGATTTGACCCGACAACCGCTGCCAGTGACCCCGACAGTCCACTACAATATGGGCGGTATCCCCTGTAATTATCACGGCGAAGTTGTGACCATTGGCCCTGATGGAAACCCTGACACTGTGGTGCCCGGCCTGTTCGCTGTCGGCGAAGCGGCCTGTGTTTCGGTGCATGGTGCAAACCGTCTCGGCTCGAACTCGCTGATTGATTTGGTGGTGTTTGGCCGCGCAACCGGCCACCGTCTGAAAGAAATCACCAAGGCAGGCGCGGCACAGCCAGAACTGCCCAAGGATAGCGCCGATCTATCGCTCGGCCGCCTTGACCACTTCCGCTATGCCGATGGCGCATCGCCAACCGCAGAAGTTCGCGATGACATGCAGAAGACCATGCAGAAACATTGTGCGGTCTTCCGCAATGATGACCTTCTGAATGAAGGTGTGAATTTGATGGCAGATGCCAATACGCGTCTGAAGGATGTTAAAGTATTTGACCGCTCGCTGATCTGGAACTCTGATTTGATCGAGACGCTTGAGCTTGACAATCTGATGGCACAGGCAAGCGTGACCATGTCATCCGCCGCCAATCGCAAAGAGAGCCGCGGCGCGCATGTCAACGAAGATTACTTCGATGAAAAGACCAATGGCCGGAACGACAAGGAATGGATGAAGCACACCGTCGCCTGGTTTGAAGGCTGGGGCGGAAGTGGCGGAAAGATGAAAATCGATTACCGTCCTGTCCACGAATACACGCTGACTGATGATGCGGAGTACATCAAACCGAAAAAACGGACCTATTGA